Sequence from the Drosophila subpulchrella strain 33 F10 #4 breed RU33 chromosome 3R, RU_Dsub_v1.1 Primary Assembly, whole genome shotgun sequence genome:
GATACATATTGtgacatttatatatttgtataaaacTAAAGAAACTACCATTACAATTACGATTAGTGTTAGTATTATGATTATGTTAATGCGTGTATGACTGTATCACTCGGTTCGCGGCCGAAGGGCTAATCGCAAGGTCTGGTTGGGCACTGTGACCATGCGGAGAACGCTGTCGACGGGCCGCTCATTGAGACACCTCATCTCGAACTGGGAGGCACATCGGCCCAGCAGGGAGTGGAGCTGCTTGAGTGCCACCCGGCGACCAATGCAAGATCGCTGGCCGATGGCAAAGGGCAGGCTGCCGTGTGACTGGTGCACCTGCTCCGACTTCCCAATGCACCAGCGCTCCGGCACTATCCGTTCCGGCTGCTCGAAGTGTGATGGATCTCGACCTGCCGTGTACAGGGAGAGCAGCACCATGGTCTGAATACGGGAATGGTATGAGATCAAGTTAGCTCTTTGAATTACTTATTTCACTCACATCTTTTTCGATAAAGTGCCCGCCCAGGTGCGCATCCTGGGGCAGATAGCGACCGATGAAAGGGGCTACGGGATAAAGACGCAGGGATTCCTTGATCAGGCCATGCAGCAGCCGGGAATCATTGGTGGCTCGCTCTTTGGCCAGACGTTTCTGAAGCAGGGGCTCCTGGGAAAGGGCGAACAAAGCCCACTGGCTGCTGAAGGCGGTCTGTGGAAGGTAAATCTTGAATAAGTATGAGGTTTcctattattaattttgataaTCCATACCGTATCACCTGCTGCAATGACCAGGTCCACAAATATTCGCTTAATCATCTCGCCTGGAACCTCCGCTGCCCGTAGACGATGGTATAGGGCCTCGTCGTGTGGGAGCTTATGATCCTCTTGCACTCCGATGCAGTAATCGATTATCGCAGCTCCCTCGCGGAGTACCTCATCCACATTAGCCTCGAAGTCGCGCCAGATGGGCAGGCGCAGAATCTGGGCCAAACGGGGCGGAAAGGTCATCAGCCGCGAGCTATGCTCAAAGACCTTGTGCACAATCTGGGTGAAGTAGTCCAGAGCAGACTGGATCTTGGGGCAGGTGAGGATGCTGTTGCCAAACATGATGCAACAGAGTACTAGAAAGAGGTAATATGagaatattaaatagatattgCAACACAGTACTTGAAAGAAGTAATATAACTATGGATATATATAATTGGGATATTATATAGATATTGAATTTCCCTTAGGATGGTAAACAAATGGGATCAGAACGTGATATATTCAAAGATAAAGGTAATATCCGAAAAATATCATCAGAACATCCAATTAGGGAGTACTTCCTAATCCCTGACATCATACCTTCTATAGACCATCGGTAGAGCTGTTGTTCCAGCAGGGGCAGTTCGTAGCTCTGCATCTCACCACCCTCCGCTGTCGGTATCGCCGCCGCCTCCGCTGTGCGACTCCTCCACTGCTCCACCATCCGCCTGGTACAGCTCTCAATATGCACGTCCATCCAATTCAAATTTCCGTTGAGCAGCAGGCGATTAAGTATGCGTCGGTTGTGCAGCCACTCCGCGCCCTCCCTGCTCCCATCGAAGAGGAGAAGAACGGAGATCGGTTTCATAGTCACCTCATTTGCAATTCATCGGACTCATTTGGTCCACTCCACTTACATGAAGAACAGTCCCCGTTGGCAAGCATGCTGCTGGTTATACAGCGTCCAGGCATCCGGTAGCGGATGCTGCGGATACTGACCCTCGTGCTGGAAGACTCCGCGCATTAGATTCGCGGACGATACGAAGACTGCATCCTGAGTTCCGCCCAAACGCTCCCGGAAAATGGGTCCGTACTGCTTGTGTCTCGCATCGACGTACTTGTGAAGGCTATGGTGGGGTGTAGAAAATTTAAAGTCGGGATCTTGGggatctaaatattcatatgtAGAACTTCTATAAATCGAaccatattttttaaaactttttgttgACCAGAACATTCTATTTTGatcacattaaaaaaaaagtaggtGCTGGATCAAACATTATATGGATCTTAAATTTTATCACTGTATATTTGAAacgtattattttgacattaattattataatataactTTAACCAAGttgcttttaaatattatatgtaTTAGATTTAAGTAGATTTAAgcactttttattttataaatgtaatcACTTTTTAAAGACTTTCGCGTGGTAATAGGTATTACCCAAAGTTTTGCAAATTTAGCTTTTACTGTTTAACATTGAAATTTTTCGGTATAAACAAATTGATCCAGCTTTATTaagcatttttttttgattagctcttttttttaaataatccgACTTTTAGAAGTTCAACTATAGGGATTTACTGCGTGGCTCCTCCAGCGGCTATAAGATCCAATAAGGTCCCCACCATCGGTAGGCCTCTGACCCTCGGAATGGGCAAATATTTGGTGACGGAGGAAAGTTCCAATCCTGGTAGGCTGTCCGGAGGAGGCTTGCTCTTGGCGCGGAACAGGCTCAGGCTGAGGATTCGCACCAGGAGCGCGTCGAGCAGGTGTCGCAGCCATCGAAGCGGACCCGGCCGCTCCCCCTTCTCTCTCATCGCAGCGGGGGGTAACCACCAACCACCTGCACCTGCTCAGCTGAAACGCTCTGCTTGTGCTCTAAAAAACGCGTCCCGACAAAGGGCCAGGCCAGGGGCAGACTGACTCGACCGGCCGGCCGGAGAGGGCCTTTAAACCCATCGAGAACGAAGAATGGAGTATGGAGAATCAAGAATCGAGAGCCGGTGGTCGCGATCGaatcggatcggatcggatcggcTACCTGCGCTGCCTGGCCACGATCAGTATGACGGCGATGCCGGTGGGCATCGAATCTAAAGAGCTAACGAGCATATGGACAGTGCCATCGATTGATATATGCGCAAATCGGATCGGCATTGAATTGGCCCATCCAGACGAGCTGAGTGGACACAAAAAACTCTGCTGGCCATGCAAATTTTCCAAACCAACTACCAACGAGGGAGCGCGAGCAGGAAGGGCAAGGAGAGCGAGAAAGTGGAGGTGACTTAATTGCCAACTTTTCTTGCATAAAACAATGTGTGTCAAACCAAATCAGCCTGCTTTCCGGTGGGGATAATATATtgcatattaaaaaaaaaagactaACAAAAAGTCATAAAAAACTATGAACTATAAtagtataaatataatataaatataatctgatcattatttaattatttaataatgatcAGATTAtcattatttcatttcttcatttataaataaacaaaatattcattcGTTTGTATACATTAATGGCGGTCTACTAAAAAACATGgaatattttggaatatttcaaaacatagatcatatgttaaaaattaaaaaatataaatttgtaaaaatataactttttattgcattttgttttggtagttttaaataaatgtctAAGATTTACTATTTTTAAGCGAAAATACATAAGTTACAAACTAAGCACAGCCTACCAACATTTTGTAGTCTAGTGTAGCTGTCCGTTAATATGAATTTTCGAAGTCGCTGAATCTGGGGTTCGAATTTTTCGAGCTGGGGTAAGAAGAGCACAGCTAGTGGTTGCAGTTCATTTCAAATCTATTTTTCGCGCCCAAGTGTTATTTTAGAAACGTATTCCCTAAGGTAACGTAAATAGGGCTAAAGTAATGTTAAGTAAAAGAACGTTTTATTGACTGAATCTTAATTGTATATCtatttaaaaattagttttcAAATGTTTTGTCATTTGAATACAAAAAACCAATTCATTCACAATTTGATTTGAAATGGTATTCATCTTAGGCTGTTTAAATAGTTTTGCCATGTctaaaacatatttatataaataataattctaTTCCGATGAACTCatcaaaagtatttaaaatgtttatccTGTCCACACGAGTTTGTTCTCTGCCACACATTCGGTTTATAAGCCTCTGcaatcatattattttaaatcatCTAGGTGACAGCATGAATTGTTCTCTTTGCACAGACACCGTAGATTTTGAATATTTCAGTGGAAAGAGCGGGTTGAATGTGGGGCATTAAAGGCGCCATATTTTCCATGTTTCAGTTTAGTtgacattaaaaataaatcaaatagaAGCAAACAAAAGCTAGATAAGTCCAACAAATGCGCCATCAGAAAGTTGACATAAAACAAAACCAAGAGAAATAAGTTGAAAAAGCGAGTTTTATGGGTGAATTGGGTAATGAAATTTATGTAGGTATTAATAGTATAAATTTGAATAGTTGGAATATTAAACGAAGGAAGACCGAAATCGTGACCTGGGAATAAAGTTTACTTCTTGACGAAGGTTGCTAAAAAAGGAAAGGAGGAGGGTTGGTAGTTAAAGAGTTGTCAAGGAAATCGCGGCCATATTTATGGGGCATTAAAGGGGGTCAATGTCACCCCCATTCCAAAACCCACCCAACGAAAAGggttgaaataaataaatattgttttcCGTCTTTGCGGCAGCACACGCGACAtgcataataataatattgggAATATGAGAAGGGTTCGGTGGATCCCCAATTCATATAAAGATAATATATAAGAACatggaaaacaaaaaataataaaaaagaacAAGGACCCCCCACCTTGTTCCCCTCTTCagttaatgcaataatataagAGCAACGCGCAATgagcataaataaaaatatataaaaggaCTGGGGGCGGGAAAACAAAGCTCAAAGCAGCATGACGCCATTTGGAAAGTGACGCCTTCCGCTTTTATTGCCAACTGAAAGACGAGGAACAGTGGGATACCGGAAGTTGGGAACgagctttttttttgggggagGAAGGGTTTCTTAGGATTGGATTGCCGACTCTATCAGCATGCCATGGGGAACTCCATTGAGTAAATGGAAGCCTGTCTTCTCCTCAGCGGGAAATGAAAAGGCTGAGATGGATGAGCCAGGATTTCCATGTCCATTAATATTGTGCCTGAATAGTTTATGCTGTTTTGATGCAATGTTTACATTTGTTAAACGGTTAAACGGGTATTGATTGTAATGCTAAATTGATTTGATATTTCTCATCTAAATGAGCATCCGGAATGATAAAGCAATCTTTTTACATGCATAAACATAAAACATCATTATGGTATTTGTCAGCAGACATTTAAGAAatctaaataaaatatatgtcttctataaaataacatttataatatatttatataaatgaaagaatataaaaatcttaaaaatagctAAAAAAGATTTTCAGGCATATCacaattcatttaaatttaccAACTTAAGCAATTTTCCTGGACTTAATCAAAAGGATTTGTAATAAAAGTGCATCCTCACCACAAAATACAGATTAGGTTACAAATCCGAATACTTTTCCAGACCAAAAGGCAAGTGGGCAAAATAACCACAGAGATCCAGGACGACTCCAGCTTTGGACGAACTCTGTTGGAGTATCCTGAGCGAATCGTAAGCGGAAGTCCTTACAGCTTTTGCATATCCTAAAGTGCCACTAAGTGGTGCTATCATTCTttcatgtgtgtgtgtggaatGTGATGGTTATCACACCGTACAACAACATTTCTATTCACATGGAGATAGGGATACGAGTACACTTGGATTTGGGGATACAAATGCTCACGGATGGAGCCGGCACTCTGTGCATCCAGCGAATATCCCATTTGTGTGTTTGTGAGTTTCAAGTATTTGTTGATTCCAGTTCACCTTCCCCGACCCAATCCCCATTCACATTCGGAATCCTCGATTCGCTGCGGTTTTTGTATCGCTGACCATGGCAGAATTTCACTCTCTGCTACATTTTTTTGCCTCCACTCAAAGGGCCCTTCATCTAGGTCCACCCCTCTGAGCAACCCAACCCAACTGGCGCTACCAAAAAGTGTCCAAAACATAAATgacatttatattggttataGTATTAGAAGGCTCCGCTTGAACGTGCCAACATTTCGggtcataaaaataaatacaaaagcaACAGCAAACAGTGCTCAAACAGGAACAAACAATTTATACCACTGGCCAAAGAAAGAGAGGTCAAGCCATGAAATATGAGAAATCGCACGCATACAGGAGtgtgttctttttttttttggtacaTAAAGTCCGTTTCATAATCGGATGACAGTTGAGAGGATGCAATAGCCCAAGAAAAATAGATTGaggaatatttttatttatttagcgTCTGCTTGAGTCATCAAATAAGTTTGTTGTCAGTTTATATGACGGATATTATATTTCAAACTTTCGTGGATGAATATCGAgtgatatttaaataatctttaacGTGGAATTTAGTTATAAGCCTTTAAAGTCTGTAAAAccttttttaaacattatatattattaataggAAATCTTTTAGAATCTATCTTACTATAAAAGGTTTAAGCTCGCAATACTGTAGTTTTCTTTTACTTAAAATTCAGTTATAGTCTGTGATAActagtttaatattttaaatagtaCATTTTAAGAGATTACAATTCTCACAAGTTGTTATAAAtcttttgttattatttagaAATCTTTTAGAATCTTATAGCTAATTTCAGGTGCTGATAGTCATGAAACGTGGAGTACTTTACAGCGAACGAACAACATCTCTGTGTCTATATTTAGAATTGGAAACTTTTGGCCAAGTAAAGGGGAAACAGGGGCGATAACAATTTTCTGGTCACGTGGTCAACGGCGTGAGCTGAAACAGGGCTTAAAGAGTCAGAGTCCGaaattgcgtatacgccgGGTGCGTCAGAACGCAAATGTCAAAATCGGCCAGGCCGAGGGGGGTTGAACTAGCCGAAAGGGGTGTGCCACGAGATGGGGCATTGTGCCCCTTGtgtgagtgggcgtgggagtGGGCGTGTAAGGGGGTGAGTTGATTTTGGCCCCTTCGAGTGGCTTAGGCTATGTGCGTGCCTTTGGCATATTTGTGTGCCAGCCACACACATCCGAGGAGGCAGAAGTGATAGCCAGAACCAGGAGGTTCCCTCAAAGGTATAGTGAGCGATAGCGAGGAGCAAGTTCAATGGCTTCGCTCATAAATCCATCGCCGTAGCCAATGCAAATAAACAAGTCTGGAAAATGAGAAAGTCGGGTGTTGAGTCTTCCCGAAGCAGGCAATATTCGCCAACCAGCGGATGGATGGCCGAGCACCAAAACAACATCCAATCCGCACACCCACGTGGCAAAACGCAGGATAGGATGCAAGCTACGTGCTGATTAAA
This genomic interval carries:
- the LOC119562985 gene encoding cytochrome P450 315a1, mitochondrial; amino-acid sequence: MREKGERPGPLRWLRHLLDALLVRILSLSLFRAKSKPPPDSLPGLELSSVTKYLPIPRVRGLPMVGTLLDLIAAGGATHLHKYVDARHKQYGPIFRERLGGTQDAVFVSSANLMRGVFQHEGQYPQHPLPDAWTLYNQQHACQRGLFFMEGAEWLHNRRILNRLLLNGNLNWMDVHIESCTRRMVEQWRSRTAEAAAIPTAEGGEMQSYELPLLEQQLYRWSIEVLCCIMFGNSILTCPKIQSALDYFTQIVHKVFEHSSRLMTFPPRLAQILRLPIWRDFEANVDEVLREGAAIIDYCIGVQEDHKLPHDEALYHRLRAAEVPGEMIKRIFVDLVIAAGDTTAFSSQWALFALSQEPLLQKRLAKERATNDSRLLHGLIKESLRLYPVAPFIGRYLPQDAHLGGHFIEKDTMVLLSLYTAGRDPSHFEQPERIVPERWCIGKSEQVHQSHGSLPFAIGQRSCIGRRVALKQLHSLLGRCASQFEMRCLNERPVDSVLRMVTVPNQTLRLALRPRTE